A genomic segment from Desulfovibrio sp. encodes:
- a CDS encoding glycosyltransferase → MPAQILVSVIIPSYNYAAFLPQAVASVLAQRASGLEVEVIVVDDGSTDDTAEVVRGMGDDVRYIYQENQGLSAARNAGLRAAQGEFVAFLDADDLQAKGMLASQLQVFAAQPELDIVICRCVDFSGSTVTQIEGLWSLVNSHWDVHACNANLAPVHCYLVRTALVRRAGFFDEALKSCEDQDYWLRCYGLGAKVGVNPDGLVLYRKHGNSMTVNRSRMYGHDSLMQEKIADMLRSLPRFPDHAKCAGWLAHAAGSLVSAGYLCQHDHERMLVMQDFFTRAVLNAAPLFRADAECDVSAPLCHIQYYYGGRCLRLINWQGLQLTPPAAKAVMVLKRMFPRLADISAEGLDARLRSTYGKLCISGMPPQLRAEQG, encoded by the coding sequence ATGCCCGCGCAAATTCTGGTATCGGTCATCATCCCCAGCTACAATTATGCCGCGTTTTTGCCGCAGGCCGTGGCAAGCGTGCTGGCACAGCGCGCGTCTGGCCTTGAGGTAGAGGTTATTGTTGTAGACGACGGCTCAACGGATGATACCGCTGAGGTCGTTCGTGGAATGGGCGATGATGTCCGGTATATATATCAGGAAAATCAGGGGCTTTCTGCAGCAAGAAATGCCGGCTTGCGCGCGGCGCAGGGCGAATTTGTCGCCTTTCTCGATGCGGACGACCTGCAGGCAAAGGGCATGCTGGCAAGCCAGCTACAGGTTTTTGCCGCTCAGCCAGAGCTTGATATTGTCATCTGCCGCTGCGTTGATTTTTCGGGCAGCACCGTAACGCAGATCGAGGGGCTGTGGTCGCTGGTCAACAGCCACTGGGATGTGCACGCCTGTAATGCCAACCTCGCTCCTGTGCACTGTTATCTGGTGCGTACCGCCCTTGTCCGCCGTGCTGGTTTTTTTGATGAAGCCCTCAAATCATGCGAAGATCAGGACTACTGGCTGCGTTGCTACGGTCTGGGAGCCAAAGTGGGCGTGAACCCCGATGGCCTTGTGTTGTACCGCAAACACGGCAACAGCATGACCGTCAACCGCTCGCGCATGTACGGGCACGATTCACTTATGCAGGAAAAGATCGCCGACATGCTGCGCAGCTTGCCGCGCTTTCCCGACCATGCAAAGTGCGCGGGTTGGCTTGCGCACGCCGCAGGCAGCCTTGTTTCGGCTGGTTATCTTTGTCAGCACGACCATGAGCGCATGCTTGTCATGCAGGATTTTTTTACGCGGGCCGTACTCAATGCGGCGCCGCTTTTCAGGGCCGACGCTGAGTGCGATGTTTCTGCCCCCCTGTGTCACATACAATATTATTATGGGGGGCGCTGCCTGCGCCTCATCAATTGGCAGGGCCTGCAGCTCACGCCTCCGGCAGCCAAGGCTGTCATGGTGCTCAAGCGCATGTTTCCGCGTCTGGCAGATATTTCTGCCGAAGGGCTCGACGCCCGCCTGCGCAGCACATACGGCAAACTTTGCATTTCGGGCATGCCGCCCCAGCTGCGCGCCGAACAGGGGTAA
- the zapB gene encoding cell division protein ZapB — protein MELLEQLESQVEALLARLDRLKAENATIRAESAAVAAENEALDKENQKLREALENEEKLRTEALNRIDALLRRIQEHDSVE, from the coding sequence ATGGAACTTTTGGAGCAGCTAGAATCGCAGGTTGAGGCGCTTTTGGCCCGGCTTGACCGCCTTAAGGCGGAAAACGCGACTATCCGCGCGGAGTCTGCAGCTGTGGCAGCTGAAAATGAAGCGCTTGATAAGGAAAACCAAAAGCTGCGTGAAGCTCTTGAAAACGAAGAAAAGCTGCGTACAGAGGCACTGAATCGCATAGACGCCTTGCTGCGCAGGATTCAGGAGCACGACAGCGTCGAGTAG
- the glmU gene encoding bifunctional UDP-N-acetylglucosamine diphosphorylase/glucosamine-1-phosphate N-acetyltransferase GlmU — MPKNAALILAAGKGTRMHSDRPKVLQTLLGEPMLACVIEALRPVFSEDIWVVAGHRAEMVQAAFPDARFVLQEQQLGTGHALIQALPALTEAGCTHLLVVNGDAPLLSESLVRSFLAEAVGADLAFATIELDNPGAYGRVVRQQGKVKAIVEAKDYDASLYGPASNEVNAGMYYCSLAAVETLLPHLSNSNKSGEYYITDLIGLAVAEKYEVLGIQCGRDDSLMGVNSPVELSRMEETLRARIVDGLLASGVIVHAPGSVRVGPLAQIEPGAELTGPCEIYGHTSISSGASVASHCVVRDCVISNNAEIRSFSHIEKARVGAAALVGPYARLRPGAVLEEQSHVGNFVELKKTHLGKGAKANHLTYLGDAEIGEGTNIGAGTITCNYDGKHKFQTRIGRYAFIGSNTALVAPVTVGDDALVGAGSVITRDVPNGELAIARERQKNMPRKNS; from the coding sequence ATGCCGAAGAACGCGGCTTTGATTCTTGCTGCGGGCAAGGGAACCCGCATGCATTCCGACCGGCCCAAGGTGCTGCAGACCCTGCTGGGCGAGCCCATGCTTGCCTGTGTTATTGAAGCGTTGCGCCCTGTTTTTTCAGAAGACATATGGGTTGTGGCCGGGCACCGCGCCGAAATGGTGCAGGCGGCCTTTCCGGATGCACGTTTTGTGCTGCAAGAGCAGCAGCTTGGCACCGGGCATGCTCTTATTCAGGCCCTGCCCGCGCTGACAGAGGCTGGCTGTACGCACCTTCTGGTCGTTAACGGCGATGCCCCCCTGCTTTCAGAATCTCTGGTTCGTTCTTTTCTTGCCGAGGCTGTCGGGGCCGATTTGGCCTTTGCAACCATAGAGCTCGACAATCCCGGCGCATATGGCCGCGTCGTGCGCCAGCAGGGCAAGGTCAAAGCCATTGTTGAAGCCAAGGATTACGACGCTTCGCTCTACGGCCCTGCCTCCAACGAGGTTAACGCGGGCATGTACTATTGCAGCCTTGCGGCGGTGGAAACCCTTTTGCCGCACCTGAGCAACAGCAACAAGAGCGGCGAATATTACATAACTGACCTCATTGGGCTTGCCGTTGCGGAAAAATACGAGGTACTGGGCATTCAGTGCGGTCGTGATGATTCGCTCATGGGCGTGAATTCGCCTGTGGAGCTTTCGCGTATGGAAGAAACCCTGCGTGCCCGCATTGTTGATGGGCTGCTTGCTTCTGGCGTTATCGTGCACGCGCCCGGTTCCGTGCGGGTGGGGCCGCTGGCGCAGATTGAGCCCGGCGCGGAGCTGACCGGCCCGTGCGAAATTTACGGTCACACCAGCATCAGCAGTGGCGCTAGCGTTGCCTCGCACTGCGTTGTGCGCGACTGCGTGATCTCCAACAATGCCGAAATCCGCTCTTTTTCCCATATTGAAAAAGCCCGCGTGGGCGCGGCAGCCCTGGTGGGGCCCTATGCCCGCCTGCGGCCCGGTGCGGTGCTTGAAGAGCAGTCGCATGTGGGCAACTTTGTGGAGCTTAAAAAGACCCACCTCGGCAAGGGGGCCAAGGCCAATCACCTTACCTACCTCGGCGATGCCGAAATAGGCGAGGGCACAAACATCGGCGCTGGCACAATTACCTGCAATTACGACGGTAAACACAAGTTTCAGACCAGGATAGGCCGCTATGCTTTTATTGGCAGCAATACCGCCCTGGTTGCGCCTGTGACCGTGGGAGACGATGCCCTTGTGGGCGCGGGGTCGGTGATTACCCGCGACGTGCCAAATGGCGAGCTGGCCATTGCCCGCGAAAGGCAAAAAAACATGCCGCGCAAAAACAGCTAG
- the nikR gene encoding nickel-responsive transcriptional regulator NikR — MGNLARFGVSLDEDLLEPFDELCKRKSYPNRSEAIRDLIRKALVEERWSNDPSGAGTLTLVYDHHKNDLARRLMAIQHDDHDLIVTTLHVHLDHHNCLEVLVLKGEPARLRALADKLISCRGVKHGTFTATTTGQDLA, encoded by the coding sequence ATGGGAAACCTGGCACGCTTTGGTGTTTCACTGGATGAGGACCTGCTGGAACCGTTTGACGAACTGTGCAAACGCAAAAGCTACCCCAACCGTTCCGAAGCCATCCGCGACCTTATCCGCAAGGCGCTGGTGGAAGAACGCTGGAGCAACGACCCCTCGGGGGCGGGCACGCTCACCTTGGTGTACGACCACCACAAAAACGACCTGGCCCGCCGCCTCATGGCCATTCAGCACGATGACCACGACCTTATCGTCACCACGCTGCATGTGCACCTTGACCACCACAACTGCCTTGAGGTTCTGGTTCTCAAGGGCGAGCCCGCGCGCCTGCGCGCCCTCGCCGACAAACTGATCTCATGCCGAGGCGTAAAGCACGGCACATTTACCGCCACCACCACAGGACAGGATTTGGCATAA
- a CDS encoding C40 family peptidase codes for MGKYLKLCVLALVCSMAFGCASKGGYQNDPYSTQAEQRFRRSYEAAFDNNEQQGNQQLLRKARSAIGTPYVPGGMSPGGFDCSGFVCWAYKSVGVNLPRTAREQSVVGKRINNVEDMQVGDIVAFRHPRRGYHTGIYVGDGKFIHSPHRRTTVRINSLDDPYFKGTFLGARRIKTDGSENLVAEAESRLNDYAEEKAVRDIYRSHKPTRSMAANDDHSKKNSKDKDKDRSKDKDKDRSKSRDKFVEVASLDKKNSSTRKIEVEKADKSDKSSAKSSSKSATKEDKSDKKSNSSSSKSGTSKQEAAKSEHKSENRKSESAKSDTRKSESHKSEAAKGDSKSGSSKSSASKSEPSKGESAKKEKSDSDKVASKSDSSKTKKAPEKKRDNNS; via the coding sequence ATGGGTAAATATCTGAAACTGTGTGTGCTGGCTCTTGTTTGTTCCATGGCATTTGGCTGCGCATCTAAAGGCGGCTATCAGAATGACCCATACAGCACACAGGCAGAACAGCGCTTTCGCCGATCTTACGAAGCAGCCTTTGATAATAACGAGCAGCAGGGCAACCAGCAGCTTTTGCGCAAGGCCAGGTCGGCAATCGGCACCCCATATGTGCCGGGAGGCATGTCTCCCGGCGGGTTTGACTGCTCCGGCTTTGTGTGCTGGGCTTACAAAAGCGTTGGCGTAAATCTGCCCCGCACAGCCCGCGAGCAGTCTGTAGTAGGCAAACGCATCAATAATGTTGAAGACATGCAGGTTGGCGACATCGTTGCCTTCCGGCATCCCCGCCGGGGTTATCACACCGGCATCTATGTGGGCGATGGCAAATTCATCCACAGCCCGCACCGCCGCACCACCGTGCGCATCAATTCTCTGGACGATCCCTATTTTAAAGGCACGTTTCTTGGAGCCCGCCGCATAAAAACGGACGGCTCGGAAAATCTTGTTGCCGAAGCGGAAAGCCGTCTCAACGACTACGCCGAGGAAAAGGCCGTGCGCGATATATATCGCAGCCACAAGCCTACCCGCAGCATGGCCGCCAACGACGACCACAGCAAAAAGAACAGCAAGGATAAAGACAAGGATCGTTCCAAGGACAAAGACAAGGACCGCTCCAAATCTCGCGACAAATTTGTAGAAGTGGCCAGCCTGGACAAGAAGAACAGCTCCACCCGCAAGATTGAAGTGGAAAAGGCCGACAAGTCGGACAAATCCTCTGCCAAGTCTTCTTCCAAATCTGCCACCAAGGAAGACAAGTCGGACAAAAAGAGCAATTCCAGCTCCTCCAAGTCCGGAACTTCCAAGCAGGAAGCCGCCAAGTCGGAGCACAAGAGCGAGAACCGCAAGTCTGAATCGGCCAAGTCTGACACGCGCAAGAGCGAAAGCCACAAGTCGGAAGCTGCCAAGGGCGACAGCAAGTCCGGGTCTTCCAAGTCCAGCGCGTCCAAGAGCGAACCTTCCAAGGGAGAATCGGCCAAAAAGGAAAAGTCTGATTCCGACAAGGTCGCTTCCAAGTCTGACAGCAGCAAAACCAAAAAAGCTCCCGAGAAAAAGCGGGATAACAATTCGTAG
- the zapA gene encoding cell division protein ZapA, with translation MNQDTINLTVLGLSIAFKPGADMRRVQEAVRLVEERFADQKLRFHGGQTKDILLTFIALGLADDLLQSQKEQADVQNRVEALLSKIEESS, from the coding sequence GTGAACCAGGATACTATCAACCTCACCGTTCTTGGGCTGAGCATAGCTTTCAAGCCCGGCGCAGATATGCGGCGTGTGCAGGAAGCTGTGCGGCTGGTAGAGGAACGGTTCGCAGACCAGAAGCTGAGGTTCCACGGAGGGCAGACCAAGGACATTCTGCTGACTTTCATAGCCCTTGGACTGGCGGATGATTTGCTGCAATCGCAGAAAGAGCAGGCCGACGTGCAGAATCGCGTCGAGGCCCTG
- the folE2 gene encoding GTP cyclohydrolase FolE2 translates to MEDVQSHAPQVALNIDRVGVRDLKLPLLVRDRCQGKQQTVATVDLGVDLPSSFKGTHMSRFVEALEQWSDEISYQSVRRLLLNIKERLGARRAYARFCFPYFIVKNAPASGSPATVAYECRLTGELDDKGQSFMLETDVPVMTVCPCSKAISKEGAHSQRAMVRMRLRMRTFSWLEDFIDIAEESGSSAVYTLLKREDEKFVTETAFAHPTFVEDVVRNVAQRLTAHGQVEWFSVEVESMESIHNHNAFARIERDLSARVTA, encoded by the coding sequence ATGGAAGACGTACAGAGCCACGCCCCGCAGGTTGCCCTGAATATCGACCGCGTGGGTGTTCGCGATCTCAAGCTGCCCCTGCTGGTGCGCGATCGCTGCCAGGGCAAGCAACAGACCGTGGCTACCGTAGACCTGGGGGTGGACTTGCCTTCCTCCTTCAAGGGCACGCATATGAGCCGCTTTGTTGAGGCTCTTGAGCAATGGAGTGATGAAATCAGCTACCAGTCGGTGCGACGGCTGCTGCTCAATATCAAGGAGCGGCTTGGCGCACGGCGTGCGTATGCCCGTTTTTGCTTTCCCTACTTTATTGTAAAAAACGCCCCCGCATCGGGAAGCCCCGCCACGGTTGCCTACGAATGCCGTCTGACCGGCGAGCTGGACGACAAGGGCCAGTCGTTTATGCTTGAAACAGATGTGCCGGTGATGACTGTTTGCCCCTGCTCAAAGGCCATCAGCAAAGAAGGGGCGCACAGCCAGCGCGCCATGGTGCGCATGCGCCTGCGTATGCGTACTTTTTCGTGGCTTGAAGACTTTATTGATATTGCCGAAGAGTCCGGCTCATCTGCCGTCTACACCCTGCTGAAGCGCGAAGACGAAAAATTTGTAACCGAAACCGCATTTGCCCACCCCACCTTTGTGGAAGACGTGGTGCGCAATGTGGCCCAGCGCCTGACGGCGCACGGTCAGGTTGAATGGTTTAGTGTTGAAGTAGAGAGCATGGAATCAATACATAACCACAATGCCTTTGCCCGCATAGAACGCGACCTTTCTGCTCGCGTAACAGCCTAA
- a CDS encoding spidroin-2, whose amino-acid sequence MQTIPSWLFCWQWIAAVLTLGASAASAMPVIIALTLATGRRGNARLSAIGAHTLARYAAGLAFLGPLLAVGGVLALLAGVRGSQHMLDGISPWMPAMLPYSTSVIAWLAGITCLLGYLVADKTTTSQPRAEKDYWQPGQIGVRVGLALLAALCFFMAQVLPNWPFSGLPQGLTMADVALTVLSSTLHEYFTALAPAGSVALLVLSLKTASGSASLAPDDEQRAARWCALWAMVGFIPRCIDRWGLVIGISLRSGPLPQGVAEQALGLVPTTLAIACWVALFALRAPRKLYWLNTLGLSLLVLGASYPFIVMLGR is encoded by the coding sequence ATGCAAACTATTCCTTCTTGGCTTTTCTGCTGGCAATGGATTGCCGCTGTTCTTACTCTGGGCGCAAGCGCCGCCTCGGCCATGCCCGTAATTATTGCTCTTACCCTGGCAACCGGCAGGCGCGGCAATGCCCGGCTCAGTGCCATTGGCGCTCACACGCTGGCGCGCTACGCCGCTGGCCTGGCATTTCTCGGCCCCCTGCTTGCCGTGGGCGGCGTGCTCGCTCTGCTGGCGGGCGTGCGCGGTTCGCAGCATATGCTCGATGGCATCTCGCCATGGATGCCCGCCATGCTGCCCTACTCCACATCTGTAATCGCCTGGCTTGCGGGCATCACCTGCCTTCTGGGATATCTTGTGGCCGACAAGACCACCACCTCGCAGCCCAGAGCAGAAAAGGACTACTGGCAACCCGGCCAGATCGGCGTGCGCGTAGGCCTGGCCCTGCTGGCCGCACTGTGCTTTTTTATGGCGCAGGTTTTGCCCAACTGGCCGTTTTCTGGCCTGCCTCAGGGGCTGACCATGGCCGATGTGGCGCTGACGGTACTCTCCAGCACATTGCACGAATATTTTACCGCGCTTGCACCGGCGGGCAGTGTGGCGCTTCTGGTGCTTTCATTAAAAACAGCCTCTGGCTCAGCCTCCCTTGCGCCTGACGATGAGCAGCGCGCGGCCCGTTGGTGCGCCCTGTGGGCAATGGTTGGCTTTATTCCCCGCTGCATCGACCGATGGGGCCTTGTGATCGGCATTTCCCTGCGGTCTGGCCCCCTGCCGCAAGGCGTTGCAGAACAGGCCTTGGGCCTTGTGCCCACAACTCTTGCCATTGCCTGCTGGGTTGCCCTGTTTGCTCTGCGTGCCCCTCGCAAGCTTTACTGGCTCAACACGCTCGGTTTATCGTTGCTGGTGCTGGGCGCCAGTTATCCCTTTATTGTGATGCTTGGCCGCTGA
- the ilvA gene encoding threonine ammonia-lyase, biosynthetic: MDKHSEYLNRILLSRVYDVAVETPLDEAVSLSRRTGNNIYLKREDLQPVFSFKIRGAYNKMAHLSKEELRRGIITASAGNHAQGVALGARKLGCEATIVMPVTTPAIKVEAVKRLGGQVVLSGESFSDAWQHTLDLIQETGCVYIPPFDDPDVIAGQGTIAMEILRQHPGDIHAVFVPIGGGGMAAGVAAYIKNLRPEIRVIGVEPVDSDAMRRSVMAGQRVEMHDVGLFADGVAVKLVGEETFVLCRDLLDDIITVETDAICGAIKDIFEDTRVVAEPAGALSLAGLRAYAKAGGLQDATLVAIVSGANMNFDRLSHVVDRAEIGAQREALLAVTIPETVGSFRQLCASFGSRNITELCTRYSDPVKARVLVGIKINGRDDVAQVLKELRGKGFEAIDLTDNELAKVHVRHLVGGNAPQILHERLLRFTFPERPGALLDFMDAMRVDFSITLFQYRYHGADFGRVLVGFEAPEEKKAAFEDFLKRVEAMGYPHVEESNNDAYRMFLGWHE, from the coding sequence ATGGACAAGCACAGCGAATATCTGAACCGTATCCTTTTAAGCCGCGTGTACGACGTGGCGGTTGAAACCCCACTGGACGAGGCGGTAAGTCTTTCGCGCCGCACTGGCAACAATATTTATCTCAAGCGCGAAGACCTGCAGCCTGTTTTTTCTTTCAAGATTCGTGGCGCTTACAACAAGATGGCGCACCTGTCCAAGGAAGAACTGCGTAGGGGCATTATTACCGCCTCGGCTGGCAATCATGCTCAGGGCGTGGCCCTGGGTGCGCGCAAGCTGGGGTGTGAGGCTACCATCGTCATGCCCGTGACCACGCCCGCCATCAAGGTTGAGGCGGTAAAAAGGCTGGGCGGCCAGGTGGTGCTTTCGGGCGAATCGTTCAGTGATGCCTGGCAGCATACCCTTGACCTGATTCAGGAAACCGGCTGCGTGTACATCCCCCCCTTTGATGACCCAGACGTCATCGCAGGGCAGGGCACTATTGCCATGGAAATTTTGCGCCAGCACCCCGGTGACATCCACGCCGTGTTTGTGCCCATTGGCGGCGGCGGCATGGCAGCGGGCGTTGCCGCATATATCAAGAACCTGCGTCCCGAGATTCGCGTTATTGGTGTGGAACCCGTGGATTCCGACGCCATGCGGCGTTCCGTGATGGCTGGTCAGCGCGTGGAAATGCACGACGTGGGCCTGTTTGCCGACGGTGTGGCCGTAAAGCTTGTGGGCGAGGAAACTTTTGTTCTGTGCCGTGACTTGCTCGATGACATCATCACGGTAGAGACGGACGCTATCTGCGGCGCCATCAAGGATATTTTTGAAGACACCCGGGTGGTGGCCGAACCTGCCGGCGCGCTTTCGCTGGCTGGTCTGCGGGCCTACGCCAAGGCGGGTGGTCTGCAGGACGCCACCCTTGTGGCCATTGTGAGCGGCGCAAACATGAACTTTGACCGCTTGAGCCACGTGGTTGACCGAGCCGAAATCGGCGCCCAGCGAGAGGCCCTGCTAGCCGTGACCATTCCCGAAACCGTGGGCAGCTTCCGCCAGTTGTGCGCCTCGTTTGGCAGTCGCAACATTACCGAGCTGTGCACGCGTTATTCCGACCCGGTCAAGGCCAGGGTTCTGGTGGGTATCAAGATCAACGGGCGCGATGATGTGGCTCAGGTGCTCAAAGAGCTGCGCGGCAAGGGTTTTGAGGCTATTGATCTGACGGATAACGAGTTGGCCAAGGTGCACGTGCGCCATCTGGTGGGCGGCAACGCTCCCCAGATTCTGCATGAGCGCCTGCTGCGCTTTACCTTCCCTGAACGCCCCGGCGCGCTGCTTGATTTTATGGATGCCATGCGGGTGGATTTCAGCATCACTCTATTCCAGTACCGTTACCATGGTGCGGACTTTGGCCGCGTGCTGGTGGGATTTGAAGCACCGGAAGAAAAAAAGGCCGCCTTCGAGGACTTTCTCAAGCGTGTTGAGGCCATGGGCTACCCGCATGTGGAAGAATCCAACAACGATGCCTACAGGATGTTTCTTGGCTGGCACGAATAG
- a CDS encoding OsmC family protein: MATVSAKYLGDLRVECVHNQSGTKIITDAPTDNQGKGEAFSPTDLCATALGACAMTIIGIYAKNHGVDVTGTEMEITKTMSADPRRIGKIEVTFTMPDREYSAKDKASIERCTQSCPVHHTLHPDVEQVFTFVWKN; this comes from the coding sequence ATGGCTACCGTGAGCGCAAAATATCTTGGCGATCTGCGTGTGGAGTGCGTCCACAACCAGAGTGGCACAAAAATCATTACCGATGCCCCCACCGACAACCAGGGCAAGGGCGAAGCTTTTTCGCCTACCGACCTCTGCGCCACCGCCCTTGGCGCCTGCGCCATGACCATTATTGGCATTTATGCCAAAAATCATGGTGTGGACGTGACCGGCACGGAAATGGAAATTACCAAAACCATGAGCGCCGACCCACGCCGCATTGGCAAGATCGAAGTAACCTTCACCATGCCCGACCGGGAATATTCCGCAAAGGACAAGGCGAGTATTGAGCGCTGCACCCAAAGTTGCCCGGTGCACCACACCCTGCACCCCGATGTGGAGCAGGTCTTTACTTTTGTGTGGAAAAACTGA
- a CDS encoding 50S ribosomal protein L11 methyltransferase, which produces MTELTSEFSASETHGLTEYTPHISVRAAGRIWRLSRAADLEQLWDAMTAAPDNFEDERLPYWTELWPSSVALAGWLSQQQQAISGQACLDLGCGLGLTAMVGQWLGAQVTAMDYEEDALHFAYRNAGLNNVSQPLWTVMDWRRPAVRAQSMHRIWGGDIMYEKRFVAPVLRFLDHALASDGAAWVAEPGRSVYDAFLHALQSGGWQGRRVYTETVEPLYAQPVPVTVHVWEICRRA; this is translated from the coding sequence ATGACCGAACTGACTTCCGAGTTTTCCGCATCCGAAACACATGGGCTGACCGAATACACGCCGCACATATCAGTGCGCGCGGCAGGTCGCATATGGCGGCTGTCCAGAGCAGCCGACCTGGAACAGCTGTGGGATGCCATGACCGCCGCGCCCGACAATTTTGAAGACGAACGCCTGCCCTACTGGACAGAACTGTGGCCTTCAAGCGTGGCGCTGGCAGGCTGGCTGTCGCAGCAGCAGCAAGCCATATCGGGGCAGGCCTGCCTTGATCTCGGTTGCGGGCTGGGGCTTACCGCCATGGTGGGCCAGTGGCTTGGCGCCCAGGTGACAGCCATGGATTACGAGGAAGACGCCCTGCATTTTGCCTACCGCAACGCAGGGCTCAACAACGTGTCGCAGCCGCTCTGGACAGTGATGGACTGGCGGCGTCCAGCCGTGCGGGCGCAGAGCATGCACCGCATCTGGGGCGGCGATATAATGTACGAAAAACGCTTTGTGGCCCCGGTGCTGCGTTTTCTCGACCATGCCCTGGCCTCCGATGGCGCGGCATGGGTGGCGGAACCTGGCCGCTCGGTATACGATGCCTTTTTGCACGCGCTGCAAAGCGGCGGCTGGCAAGGCCGCCGGGTATACACCGAAACGGTCGAGCCCCTTTACGCCCAGCCCGTGCCAGTTACAGTTCATGTTTGGGAAATCTGCCGCCGGGCCTGA
- a CDS encoding flagellar basal body rod C-terminal domain-containing protein — MSSSNSLQIGASALNAFSWGTAVTAHNVANVSTAGFEPRRAVYSNNSNNQGVSFDAVLKDAGSAAVQNPDWAAAKAVYDVTSGLPLEASAPSGTDLSREFTTMISTQHAYEANAQVVRTSDSMLGTILDIKA, encoded by the coding sequence ATGAGTAGCAGCAACAGCCTACAAATCGGCGCGTCAGCCCTGAATGCCTTTTCGTGGGGCACGGCTGTAACGGCGCATAATGTAGCCAACGTTAGCACGGCTGGTTTTGAGCCGCGTCGCGCTGTTTACTCCAACAACTCCAACAATCAGGGCGTCAGTTTTGACGCCGTACTCAAGGATGCTGGCTCTGCCGCTGTCCAGAACCCCGACTGGGCTGCCGCAAAGGCAGTCTATGATGTCACTTCAGGCCTTCCTCTTGAAGCATCCGCCCCCAGCGGAACGGATCTTTCGCGAGAATTCACCACGATGATCTCTACCCAGCACGCCTATGAGGCTAACGCCCAGGTTGTTCGCACCAGTGATTCCATGCTGGGTACAATTTTAGACATCAAGGCCTGA
- a CDS encoding protoporphyrinogen oxidase, with protein MRRLTVITLLVLCLAVSAQAETRSFTLFSADLPQGWDGEENMGFKSGNPDECMLVLGLSNAKKDGYDALISIFVLPNDQKDDSAAVANKLAPLQANSSTPRPQGPFWTFNGEVRSQIFPAPGVTKVSTTPDRVFIAILQDPDHRGAEAVFASLKGLKPEAAKLLGQ; from the coding sequence ATGCGGAGATTGACGGTTATAACTCTTCTTGTACTTTGTCTGGCGGTCAGCGCTCAAGCCGAAACGCGCTCTTTTACCCTTTTTAGTGCCGATCTGCCGCAAGGCTGGGACGGCGAGGAAAACATGGGCTTCAAGTCGGGCAACCCCGACGAATGCATGCTCGTTCTGGGCCTGTCCAACGCCAAGAAAGATGGGTACGATGCCCTCATCAGCATTTTTGTGCTGCCCAACGACCAGAAAGACGACAGCGCCGCTGTGGCCAACAAGCTTGCGCCGCTTCAGGCAAACTCCTCTACGCCGCGGCCGCAGGGCCCGTTCTGGACATTCAATGGTGAAGTGCGCAGCCAGATATTTCCTGCGCCCGGCGTGACCAAGGTCAGCACCACTCCTGACAGAGTCTTTATCGCCATTTTGCAAGATCCTGATCACCGCGGGGCGGAAGCTGTTTTTGCCAGCCTCAAAGGGCTTAAGCCCGAAGCCGCCAAGCTGCTGGGCCAGTAA
- a CDS encoding manganese efflux pump MntP family protein, with protein sequence MSFYAVLLLAVALSMDAFAVALASGCALRAPLPRHYFRISAAFGFFQFAMPVVGWYLGVTVRSYIEDWDHWIAFGLLGWIGGKMVLSGVSALRARACCPRPSVDPTAGRNLLVLSVATSIDALAVGLSFAILGTQVWGPSLVIGVVCAFITAAGVFLGKALANLCAVNGWAELLGGLTLLAIACNTLREHNVFG encoded by the coding sequence ATGTCGTTTTATGCAGTGCTGTTGCTGGCTGTCGCCCTTTCAATGGATGCCTTTGCTGTTGCCCTGGCATCTGGCTGCGCGTTGCGCGCCCCGCTTCCCCGCCATTATTTCAGAATTTCGGCGGCATTCGGATTTTTTCAGTTCGCCATGCCGGTTGTCGGCTGGTATCTGGGCGTAACTGTGCGCTCTTATATTGAAGACTGGGATCACTGGATTGCCTTTGGCCTGCTGGGCTGGATTGGCGGCAAGATGGTACTTTCAGGCGTTTCCGCCCTGCGGGCTCGTGCATGCTGTCCGCGTCCCTCTGTGGATCCCACCGCTGGCCGCAACCTGCTTGTGCTGAGCGTTGCCACAAGCATTGATGCCCTGGCTGTTGGCCTTTCATTTGCCATTCTGGGAACCCAGGTGTGGGGGCCCTCGCTCGTGATCGGAGTGGTCTGCGCGTTCATAACCGCTGCTGGTGTCTTTTTGGGCAAGGCCCTGGCCAACCTGTGCGCTGTTAACGGCTGGGCAGAACTTTTGGGCGGGCTGACCCTGCTGGCTATTGCCTGCAACACGCTGCGCGAGCATAATGTTTTTGGCTAA